A section of the Myxococcus xanthus genome encodes:
- a CDS encoding GTP-binding protein, whose translation MAKEKFERNKPHVNIGTIGHVDHGKTSLTAAITKVL comes from the coding sequence ATGGCCAAGGAAAAGTTCGAGCGTAACAAGCCCCACGTGAACATCGGCACGATCGGACACGTGGACCACGGCAAGACGTCGCTGACGGCCGCCATCACCAAGGTGCT